AAAAAAAAGAATTTAGCAAGTTCATGGACAGAAAACGCAACTTTGACTTTTCACTGAATTTGGTGCTACGACTGGCAAGTAAATATGTCGGTCTTGCTCCAGGTAGGGATTTCTCTCCCGTATGTGTTGTCAACTGTCCCTTTACAGTCAGAAAGCTTCCTTGGACGTATGCTCTCCCTTGGAATAAGAAAAGGTAAAAAATAAAACAAACTGTAAGAAAACTTGTAGCAAAGCAAAAAAATTAAGAATTTCATCCTTATGTCGTGGATCGCTCATACTTTCTCAGTCATCCAAGATTACACTGGTTATAAGGAGAGAGTAGGCGCAGGCGGTTGCAGGTCAGCTTGAAGAAAGCTAGCTTGAGGAAAGTCCGGGCTCCCGAAAGACCAAACTTGCTGGGTAACGCCCAGTGCGAGCGATCGTGAGGATAGTGCCACAGAAAGATACCGCCAACACGATTTTGGATTGACGATTTTGGATTTTGGATTCAATCTAAAATCTAAAATCTAAAATCTAAAATTTTGTCGGTAAGGGTGCAAAGGTGCGGTAAGAGCGCACCAGCACGACTGAGAGGTCGTGGCTCGGTAAACCCCGGTTGGGAGCAAGGTAAAGGAACTACGGTTGGTCTTTTACCAGTTCCGTAAAAAAGAGCCGCTAGAGGCGTCTGGTAACAGGCGTCCCAGATAGATAACTGCCCTCAAAATGTAAGAATGTTTGGCAAAATATTTTTACATTAGAGAACAGAACCCGGCTTATGTCCGACTCTCTCCTTATTAATCACCAGTGACCAGTGACCAGTGACCAGTGACCAATGAGTCTTGCTTATCCACGCCGTCAAAGGCAGCTTGAAAGTTTAGTAAGAAAATTAGGTCTGCCAATAGCAGCTCCGATAAAGTGGCAACTGCTGGATTTAGCATTGACTCATCCCACAGTGTCTGAGTCAGCTAACTACGAACAGCTTGAGTTTGTTGGCGATGCTGTCGTTCGTTTGGTAGCAGCAGTTGTCTTGTGGGAAAGTTACCCAGATTGTTCAGTTGGAGATTTTGCAGCAATCCGTTCGGTACTGGTCAGCGATCGCATTCTTGCCCAACTAGCAAGAGAGTATGGTTTGGAGTTATACTTACTCGTCGCAGGAAGTGCTACATCTGACAAAATTGGTCAGGAATCTCGACTTGCAGATGCTTTTGAAGCAGTTTTAGGAGCACTTTATCTAAGTACTCAAAGTCTTGAACTGATTCGTTCTTGGCTCGATCCCCATTTTAAGCAACTTACTACGGAAATTCGTCTCGATCCCGCCAGACTAAACTATAAGGCTGCTCTACAAGAATGGACGCAAGCACAGTATAAGGTACTACCAGAATATCGAGTTATAGAGAAAACTCAACCACAACACATTCAAGAACGTTTCCTTGCAGAAGTATGGCTGAACGGACAAAAGCTTGGAGAAGGGAAAGGGCGTTCAATAAAAGCAGCAGAACAAGCAGCCGCAAAAGTTGCTTTTCTCGCACTCAACACTCAAGAAAAATCTTAGTCAAATGATTAAAATTGCTGTAATCGGCGTTGGACGTTGGGGAATACATTTGTTGCGGAATTTTCTCGAACAGCCGCAAGTTGAAGTTAAAGCAGTCGTAGATCCGAGTCCTGAAAGATTGATAGAGGTAAAACAGCAATATCATTTAGATGACAAAGTACTACTGACAACTGAGTGGCAAGCAATACAACAAGTTGAAGGTTTAGAAGCCGTTGCGATCGCC
This genomic interval from Scytonema hofmannii PCC 7110 contains the following:
- the rnc gene encoding ribonuclease III is translated as MSLAYPRRQRQLESLVRKLGLPIAAPIKWQLLDLALTHPTVSESANYEQLEFVGDAVVRLVAAVVLWESYPDCSVGDFAAIRSVLVSDRILAQLAREYGLELYLLVAGSATSDKIGQESRLADAFEAVLGALYLSTQSLELIRSWLDPHFKQLTTEIRLDPARLNYKAALQEWTQAQYKVLPEYRVIEKTQPQHIQERFLAEVWLNGQKLGEGKGRSIKAAEQAAAKVAFLALNTQEKS